One region of Bactrocera neohumeralis isolate Rockhampton chromosome 5, APGP_CSIRO_Bneo_wtdbg2-racon-allhic-juicebox.fasta_v2, whole genome shotgun sequence genomic DNA includes:
- the LOC126759556 gene encoding protein spaetzle-like: protein MTSTLNSLLKILTISLIVLQTSARPAPIADPSKDIMHKLQSIFKLDEGLMVYNTGVAREELEDDEIVCAERRAGKSYCKEVENYMEATRLDKIDPKEFEKFRAYFTDDMAMPLNIATRMEIEVVKKPCNTITNLIYPEGAMSEDAKWLLVVQYEQHKQGVLVEECENEERPGEENSTLPLEDIPKCKQNFTYRKLVVLMDGVMKEEMVKLPSTCECIMSSI, encoded by the coding sequence ATGACTTCGACGCTAAACTCATTACTTAAAATACTAACAATATCCCTGATAGTCCTACAAACTAGCGCCAGACCTGCGCCCATTGCTGATCCTTCTAAAGACATTATGCACAAACTGCAGAGCATATTTAAACTTGACGAAGGTCTTATGGTATATAACACGGGAGTGGCAAGAGAAGAACTTGAAGATGATGAAATCGTTTGCGCCGAACGTCGTGCCGGAAAGTCATATTGCAAGGAGGTTGAAAACTATATGGAGGCTACACGTTTAGACAAAATCGATCCAAAAGAGTTTGAAAAATTCAGAGCATATTTCACAGATGATATGGCGATGCCACTGAATATAGCAACACGTATGGAGATCGAGGTGGTGAAGAAACCTTGCAATACCATAACAAACCTGATTTATCCGGAAGGTGCGATGTCAGAGGATGCCAAGTGGTTATTGGTGGTGCAATATGAGCAACATAAGCAAGGTGTTCTAGTAGAGGAATGCGAAAATGAGGAGCGACCTGGCGAAGAGAATAGTACCCTGCCGCTGGAAGATATaccgaaatgtaaacaaaacttcACCTATCGTAAATTGGTTGTCTTGATGGACGGAGTGATGAAGGAAGAAATGGTTAAACTACCCAGTACCTGTGAATGTATCATGAGCTCCATTTGA